A part of Flavobacteriaceae bacterium GSB9 genomic DNA contains:
- a CDS encoding DUF2851 family protein: MQEDFLHYIWKHRKFQISNISTTAGEHIALVSNGQHNFNSGPDFFNAQLKINDQLWAGNVEIHVKSSDWFLHNHEQDPAYDNVILHVVWEHDTEVFRKDNSPISTLQLKDFVDMEVLKNYERLFSKQDRWINCENDFASVDDFVLDHWKERLFFERLERKSNQINDFLKTSKNNWEAVLFVMLAKNFGLKVNGEAFLSMAQSIDFSIIRKTQSNIKTLEALFFGQSGLLDTEHEGVYYNSLVDEYRFLKQKFKLKNSQVAQVQFFRLRPPNFPTIRLSQLASLYHTHHNLFSKVVEAKTLEDFYTLFKLSTSVFWKIHYTFEKQSKASEKKMTKAFVDLLIVNTILPLKFCYAKHIDKSVDESIIKIAMAIESEKNSIVNAFNGLKPVSDSAFDSQALIQLKTNYCDKNKCLRCAIGNQLLNK; the protein is encoded by the coding sequence ATGCAAGAAGATTTTTTACATTATATCTGGAAGCACAGAAAATTTCAAATAAGCAATATTAGCACAACCGCGGGAGAACACATTGCTTTGGTTTCCAATGGACAACATAATTTTAATTCGGGCCCCGATTTTTTCAATGCACAGTTAAAAATTAACGATCAGCTTTGGGCGGGTAATGTAGAAATTCATGTAAAATCGTCCGATTGGTTTTTGCACAACCACGAGCAAGACCCCGCTTACGACAATGTGATTTTACATGTTGTTTGGGAGCACGATACCGAGGTGTTCAGAAAAGATAATTCACCAATATCCACATTGCAGTTAAAAGATTTTGTCGACATGGAAGTGTTGAAAAACTACGAAAGGTTGTTTTCAAAGCAAGATAGGTGGATTAATTGTGAGAACGATTTTGCTTCGGTTGATGATTTTGTGTTGGATCACTGGAAAGAACGCTTGTTTTTCGAACGATTAGAACGGAAATCAAATCAAATAAATGACTTTCTAAAAACTTCAAAGAATAATTGGGAAGCTGTACTTTTTGTAATGTTGGCTAAAAATTTTGGATTGAAAGTTAATGGCGAAGCGTTTTTGAGTATGGCACAGTCCATTGATTTTTCAATTATTAGAAAAACACAATCTAACATCAAAACCTTGGAAGCGTTATTTTTTGGGCAATCTGGTTTGCTTGATACAGAGCACGAAGGTGTATATTACAATAGTTTGGTGGACGAGTACCGGTTTTTAAAGCAGAAGTTTAAACTTAAAAACAGCCAGGTGGCTCAAGTACAGTTTTTTAGGCTGCGACCACCTAACTTTCCAACCATTAGGTTATCGCAGTTGGCAAGTTTGTACCATACGCATCACAACCTTTTTTCGAAAGTTGTAGAGGCTAAAACCTTGGAAGATTTTTATACACTCTTTAAATTATCCACTTCGGTGTTTTGGAAAATACATTATACTTTTGAAAAACAATCAAAAGCTTCAGAAAAAAAAATGACAAAAGCATTTGTCGATTTGTTAATTGTCAACACCATTTTGCCACTTAAATTTTGCTACGCCAAACACATAGACAAATCTGTTGATGAGAGCATAATAAAAATTGCGATGGCTATAGAATCAGAGAAAAACAGTATTGTCAATGCTTTTAATGGCCTGAAACCGGTTAGCGACTCGGCTTTCGATTCCCAGGCACTTATTCAACTTAAAACAAACTATTGCGACAAAAATAAATGCTTACGGTGTGCTATTGGCAATCAACTTTTAAACAAATAA
- a CDS encoding DUF2721 domain-containing protein gives MEQLTLTTPALLFSAISLIMLAYTNRFIAYAAVIRDLHAKYLKKKDERYIKQIRNLKKRLYLTRSMQIAGISSLLLCVLTMFLIYIQQHVVAIWVFGIALILLIFSLALLIREIQISVKALEHHISDIENG, from the coding sequence ATGGAACAGCTTACCTTAACTACACCAGCACTTTTATTCTCGGCTATTTCGTTAATTATGCTGGCCTATACCAACCGATTTATTGCATATGCTGCAGTAATTCGGGATTTGCACGCCAAATATTTAAAGAAAAAAGACGAACGCTACATTAAACAAATTAGAAATTTAAAAAAACGTTTGTACTTAACGCGCAGTATGCAAATCGCAGGCATTAGCAGTTTGCTGTTGTGCGTACTTACTATGTTTTTAATTTATATTCAGCAACACGTGGTAGCCATTTGGGTGTTTGGTATAGCCTTAATCCTGCTTATCTTTTCACTGGCCTTACTCATAAGGGAAATCCAAATATCGGTAAAGGCTTTAGAGCATCATATTAGCGATATTGAAAACGGCTAG
- a CDS encoding YkgJ family cysteine cluster protein, translating into MQDFINNLPKLAKDKHNENKKFFAKLKKKPPKDLDYIMKDLHDNEFERTDCLECANCCKTTGPLFTDKDIARIAKFFRMKPQQFIEQYLRIDEENDYVLQSVPCTFLGADNYCSIYDVRPKACREFPHTDRKKFQQISNLTLKNVAICPAAFNIVETMKERIK; encoded by the coding sequence ATGCAAGATTTTATAAATAACCTTCCAAAGCTCGCCAAAGATAAGCATAACGAAAACAAAAAATTCTTCGCGAAGTTAAAAAAGAAGCCTCCCAAAGATTTGGACTACATTATGAAAGACTTGCACGACAATGAATTTGAACGCACCGACTGTTTAGAGTGTGCGAACTGCTGCAAAACCACGGGGCCGTTATTTACCGATAAGGATATTGCCCGCATAGCCAAATTTTTTAGAATGAAACCCCAACAATTTATCGAGCAGTATTTGCGTATTGATGAGGAAAACGATTATGTGCTGCAAAGTGTGCCTTGTACGTTTTTGGGGGCTGATAATTATTGTTCTATCTATGATGTACGCCCAAAAGCATGTCGCGAATTTCCACATACTGACCGGAAAAAATTTCAACAAATTTCTAATCTAACCTTAAAAAATGTGGCTATTTGCCCAGCGGCCTTTAACATTGTTGAGACTATGAAGGAAAGAATAAAATAA
- a CDS encoding class I SAM-dependent methyltransferase — translation MKDLFGKALLEYHNGHYTEDIITSTSISDDDVLPLTYLFRSFSEMPKIEQKALKLCKGLVLDVGCGAGSHSLFLQKKGLNVKAIDISEGAIEVAKNRGVLNIENISVLDETETFDTILLLMNGTGIFQELTQVSKYLMHLKSLLKSGGQILIDSSDIKYMYEDDDGGYWMDMNANYYGELDYFLSYKGEKETPMKWLYLDFETLKTACETVGLKCELVTEGEHFDYLARLTSIVRNLIN, via the coding sequence ATGAAAGACCTTTTTGGAAAAGCCCTGCTCGAGTACCACAACGGACATTACACCGAGGACATTATCACCTCAACCAGCATTTCTGATGACGATGTACTGCCACTAACCTATCTATTCCGTAGTTTTTCAGAAATGCCTAAAATTGAGCAAAAAGCTCTGAAACTATGTAAAGGTTTGGTTTTGGATGTGGGCTGTGGTGCCGGAAGCCACAGTTTGTTTTTACAGAAAAAAGGACTTAATGTAAAAGCCATCGATATTTCGGAAGGCGCTATTGAAGTAGCCAAAAACCGTGGTGTTTTAAATATTGAAAACATTTCTGTATTAGATGAAACCGAAACTTTTGACACCATTTTACTCTTGATGAACGGCACAGGTATTTTTCAGGAACTCACGCAAGTTTCCAAATACTTGATGCATTTGAAAAGTTTGCTGAAAAGTGGCGGACAAATTTTAATCGATTCGTCCGACATAAAATACATGTACGAAGACGACGATGGCGGCTATTGGATGGATATGAATGCCAACTACTATGGCGAACTCGATTATTTTTTAAGCTACAAGGGCGAAAAGGAAACTCCAATGAAATGGCTGTACCTTGATTTTGAAACCTTAAAAACAGCTTGCGAAACCGTTGGACTGAAATGTGAATTGGTTACTGAAGGCGAACATTTTGATTATTTGGCGCGATTAACCAGCATAGTTAGGAATCTCATTAACTAG
- a CDS encoding DUF1287 domain-containing protein yields MKKLFLVSFMICFNVVCAQTATNQLTLSDAALQLTSQKVTYDPSYFKIDYPNGDVPSDKGVCTDVIIRAYRKLGIDLQQEVHEDMKSNFKVYPKIWGLKKTDKNIDHRRVPNLMTYFKRQQAELQITNKAKDYKPGDVVAWNLGGAITHIGIVVNKKSSDGKRYLIVHNIGNGQVLEDCLFDFKIIGHYRFLK; encoded by the coding sequence ATGAAAAAGCTATTTTTAGTCAGCTTCATGATTTGTTTCAATGTTGTTTGCGCTCAAACAGCTACCAATCAATTAACGTTATCTGATGCAGCCTTGCAACTTACAAGCCAAAAGGTAACATACGATCCTAGTTATTTTAAAATTGACTATCCAAATGGAGATGTACCCAGCGATAAAGGGGTTTGTACCGATGTTATCATTAGGGCTTACCGAAAACTTGGAATTGATTTGCAGCAAGAAGTTCATGAGGATATGAAATCCAATTTTAAGGTCTATCCAAAAATATGGGGACTAAAAAAGACGGATAAGAATATTGACCACCGGCGCGTCCCCAATTTAATGACTTATTTTAAGCGTCAACAGGCTGAACTGCAAATAACGAATAAAGCTAAAGATTATAAACCAGGCGATGTAGTTGCTTGGAATCTTGGGGGAGCTATTACGCATATAGGAATCGTTGTAAACAAAAAATCAAGTGATGGAAAACGCTATTTAATTGTTCACAATATTGGTAATGGTCAAGTTTTGGAAGATTGTTTGTTTGATTTTAAAATTATTGGGCATTATCGATTTTTAAAGTAG
- a CDS encoding TonB-dependent receptor → MQKQIKYTIVTIFLLNAVFAFSQRKANDTLDTGVIDVVKPYTPTISDAFKVKETPSLDDETTETKKEVKYNIFSFPVASTFTPAKGKAAVVEKAKPIKLYDNYASLGLGSYTTILGEVYLNQAISRNESVGGYVSHHSSGGDIEGVQFDNNFSDSKLNVNYSSRLRYLSWNAEVGFQHQMYNWYGVPQSQITQAQANNIDTGHSFFDAHFGGDISFEDTYINSGSFLFRRFGDNQGSGENRLVLKGKVDVPINYEEISTEIKIDYLGGEFDRSYTIDTPLEYGNFTVNLSPTYQLKQDDLTLNLGVSLAYLNDRPSGESKFYVYPNITASYRLVNDVLIAYGGIQGDLIQNSYRDFANENPFVSPTLFIMPTDQLYNAYVGLKGKLSSNMSYNVSGKYISDRNKALYKTNVIKDVFPENDYDYGNAFGIVYDNVDTFGVSGEINADVNRNFKLGLKAEYFAYDTDDEAEAWNLPDFKGSLFVDYQIDENWFAGANIFYIGERKDILELEGTLTPNTFEPTVLDSYFDANAHVGYHINDQFSVYGKVNNIADKAYQKWQNFPVQSIQFLAGATYKFDF, encoded by the coding sequence ATGCAAAAGCAAATCAAATATACGATTGTCACCATTTTTTTATTGAATGCTGTTTTCGCTTTTTCTCAAAGAAAAGCCAATGACACTTTAGATACAGGAGTGATTGATGTGGTTAAACCTTACACGCCAACTATTTCTGATGCATTTAAAGTAAAGGAAACGCCATCGTTGGATGACGAAACCACCGAAACAAAAAAAGAAGTGAAATATAATATTTTTTCATTTCCGGTAGCCTCAACTTTTACACCGGCGAAAGGTAAGGCTGCTGTTGTTGAGAAGGCAAAACCCATCAAACTGTACGATAATTATGCTAGTTTAGGCTTGGGCAGTTACACCACCATTTTGGGCGAAGTGTATTTAAACCAAGCCATAAGCCGGAATGAAAGTGTTGGCGGTTACGTAAGTCACCATTCGTCGGGGGGTGATATTGAAGGCGTTCAATTTGATAATAATTTTTCAGATTCAAAACTCAACGTCAATTATTCTAGTAGATTACGGTATTTATCGTGGAATGCAGAAGTAGGCTTTCAACACCAAATGTACAATTGGTATGGTGTTCCGCAATCTCAAATCACTCAGGCCCAAGCTAATAATATAGATACGGGGCACTCGTTTTTTGATGCACATTTTGGAGGCGATATTTCGTTTGAAGACACCTACATTAATTCAGGAAGTTTCTTGTTTAGGCGATTTGGAGACAACCAAGGGTCGGGCGAAAACCGATTAGTCCTTAAAGGAAAAGTGGATGTACCCATTAATTATGAAGAAATTTCAACCGAAATAAAGATTGACTATTTGGGTGGTGAATTCGATAGAAGTTATACAATTGATACCCCTTTAGAATATGGTAATTTTACCGTAAACCTATCGCCAACCTACCAATTGAAGCAAGATGATTTAACACTTAACTTGGGAGTTTCTTTGGCATATTTAAACGACCGTCCTTCTGGCGAAAGTAAGTTTTATGTGTATCCCAATATAACGGCGTCGTACCGTTTGGTAAACGATGTGTTGATTGCCTATGGGGGTATTCAGGGGGATTTAATCCAGAATTCGTATCGCGATTTTGCCAACGAAAACCCATTTGTATCGCCTACATTGTTTATTATGCCCACCGACCAGTTATACAATGCTTATGTTGGGTTAAAAGGAAAACTGTCCAGCAACATGAGCTACAACGTAAGCGGAAAATATATTTCCGATAGAAACAAAGCCCTGTATAAAACTAATGTGATAAAAGATGTATTTCCTGAAAACGACTATGACTATGGAAACGCTTTCGGAATCGTGTATGATAATGTCGATACTTTTGGTGTTTCGGGTGAGATTAATGCTGATGTAAACAGAAATTTTAAATTAGGATTGAAAGCTGAATATTTTGCCTATGATACCGATGATGAAGCTGAGGCGTGGAATCTGCCCGATTTTAAAGGGTCGTTGTTTGTCGATTACCAAATTGACGAAAACTGGTTCGCCGGAGCCAATATATTTTATATTGGCGAGCGTAAGGATATTTTAGAATTAGAAGGAACCTTAACGCCAAACACTTTCGAGCCTACCGTTTTAGACAGTTATTTTGATGCCAATGCCCATGTGGGCTATCATATTAACGATCAGTTTTCTGTTTATGGTAAAGTAAATAATATTGCCGATAAGGCTTACCAAAAGTGGCAAAATTTCCCGGTACAGAGCATTCAGTTTTTAGCGGGGGCTACTTATAAGTTTGATTTCTGA
- a CDS encoding tetratricopeptide repeat protein: protein MAKKHILSLLVIIGFSYHILAQKSTIYNSKLVDYQKALSLYNNQQYQAAQTLFRNVKEQTNENNLQSDCAYYIANCAVRLNQQNADQLVEEFVEEYPTSTKTNTAFVDVADYYFANGKYAYARKWYDKVDENGLSRKEKEKFYFNNGYTAFTTKQYKDAQKYLSRVESSKEYGSQAKYYIGFMAYEGDDYEQANTYFDQVSDQERYKEKLSYYQADLNFKLGNFEKAIELAKAQLDKSDANEVSELSKIIGESYFNLEQYEAAIPFLKAYKGKKAPRDRTGKWNNTDYYQLGYAYYKQKDYEKAISEFNKIVGGTNAIAQNAYYHLGESYINLDKKQEALNAFSNASQMDFDLKIQEDAWLNYAKISYEIGNPYQSAPQVLAGYLEKYPNTAFKEEVETLLIDSYITSKNYKEALELLKNKKSFENKVAYQKVAFYRGLELYNEGDFIKAGTLFNESLSEQQDATYTARATFWKAETDYNLTNYDDALIGFKQYQQQSEASTTPEFENLDYNLAYSYFKIKNYGNAIEHFSKFISEKRGDNVRRNDAYLRLGDAYFVSSQYQNAVSAYQNAIRLNEIEADYPAFQKAISMGYSGKPSQKINELEQFISDYPKSKLRDDALYELGNSYVKANETQKAMRAYDQLASEYRMSSFVPKALLRQGLVYYNGSENEKALTKFKKVASDYAGSPEAVQAVSTARLIYIDLGRVNDYAAWVKTLDYVEVTDKDLDDTTYEAAEKQYLDNNTDKAIKQFNGYLNQFPNGLHALNAHFYLAQLYYKKELVENASPHYKYIVDAPQSEYTEEALVKLSQFYLEKKSWQKAMPLLMRLEQEANFPQHVVFAQSNMMKAYYQQENYAKAVQYSEKVLANSKIDNKIKGDAHIIIARSAIKTGNEPKAKTAYAEVEKVAIGETAAEALYYNAYFKNKEGRYEASNTTIQKLAKDFSGYKYYSAKGLVLMAKNFYALNDAFQATYILESVIQNFPDYNDVQDEAKTELSKIKAEEAKTNSSVQTED from the coding sequence ATGGCTAAAAAACATATTCTATCACTTTTGGTAATCATTGGTTTTAGTTATCACATACTAGCACAAAAATCGACAATTTATAACAGTAAACTCGTTGATTACCAAAAGGCACTTTCGCTTTATAATAATCAGCAATACCAAGCGGCACAGACTTTGTTCAGGAACGTTAAGGAACAGACCAACGAAAACAATTTGCAATCAGATTGTGCTTATTATATCGCCAATTGTGCGGTGCGTTTAAACCAACAAAATGCAGACCAATTGGTTGAGGAGTTTGTAGAAGAATACCCTACCAGTACTAAAACAAATACAGCTTTTGTTGATGTGGCCGATTATTATTTTGCCAATGGAAAATATGCCTATGCTAGAAAATGGTACGATAAGGTTGATGAAAATGGGCTGAGTAGAAAGGAAAAGGAAAAGTTTTATTTCAATAACGGTTATACGGCGTTTACAACAAAGCAATATAAGGATGCGCAAAAGTATTTAAGCCGCGTTGAAAGTTCTAAAGAATATGGTTCGCAGGCTAAGTATTACATTGGTTTTATGGCTTACGAAGGCGATGATTACGAACAGGCAAATACGTATTTCGATCAAGTGAGTGACCAAGAGCGTTACAAAGAAAAGCTATCCTATTACCAAGCCGATTTAAATTTCAAATTAGGAAATTTTGAAAAAGCTATAGAACTGGCAAAAGCGCAATTAGATAAAAGTGATGCCAATGAGGTTTCTGAACTTTCTAAGATTATAGGAGAGAGTTACTTCAATTTAGAACAATATGAAGCGGCCATTCCGTTTTTAAAGGCATACAAAGGAAAAAAGGCACCAAGAGACCGTACCGGAAAATGGAACAACACCGATTATTATCAGTTGGGATACGCTTATTACAAACAAAAAGACTATGAAAAAGCCATTTCAGAATTCAATAAAATTGTTGGTGGCACCAATGCCATTGCACAAAATGCTTATTACCATTTAGGTGAAAGCTACATCAATTTAGATAAAAAGCAAGAAGCATTGAATGCGTTTAGTAATGCATCGCAAATGGATTTCGATTTAAAAATTCAGGAAGATGCGTGGCTTAATTATGCAAAAATAAGTTATGAAATTGGTAACCCATACCAATCGGCACCTCAGGTTTTAGCTGGGTATTTGGAAAAATATCCAAATACGGCTTTCAAAGAAGAGGTTGAAACACTATTGATAGATTCTTATATCACCTCTAAAAACTACAAGGAAGCCTTAGAACTGCTCAAAAACAAAAAAAGTTTTGAAAACAAGGTCGCCTATCAAAAAGTAGCATTTTACAGAGGGTTGGAACTTTATAACGAAGGCGATTTTATAAAAGCAGGTACGCTTTTTAATGAATCGTTAAGTGAGCAGCAGGACGCCACCTACACGGCGCGAGCCACATTTTGGAAGGCAGAAACCGATTATAACCTAACGAATTATGATGATGCATTAATAGGGTTTAAGCAGTATCAACAACAAAGTGAAGCATCAACAACGCCAGAATTTGAAAATTTAGATTATAATTTGGCGTACTCTTATTTTAAAATAAAGAATTATGGAAACGCTATAGAGCACTTCAGTAAATTTATTTCAGAAAAACGCGGCGATAATGTAAGGAGAAACGATGCATACCTGCGTTTGGGTGATGCCTATTTTGTTTCGAGTCAGTACCAAAATGCAGTTTCGGCATATCAAAATGCTATTAGGCTTAACGAAATCGAGGCCGATTATCCAGCATTTCAAAAGGCGATAAGTATGGGGTATTCAGGAAAACCATCACAAAAAATTAATGAGTTGGAACAGTTTATTTCAGATTATCCGAAATCAAAATTACGTGATGATGCTTTATACGAATTAGGGAACTCTTACGTAAAGGCCAATGAAACCCAAAAGGCCATGCGGGCTTACGACCAATTGGCAAGCGAGTATAGAATGAGCTCATTTGTGCCAAAAGCCTTGTTGCGACAAGGGTTGGTTTACTATAACGGTAGCGAAAATGAAAAGGCTTTAACCAAGTTTAAAAAGGTGGCAAGCGATTATGCAGGTTCGCCAGAAGCCGTTCAGGCGGTTTCTACGGCACGTTTAATTTACATTGATTTGGGGCGTGTTAACGATTATGCGGCTTGGGTAAAAACTTTAGACTATGTAGAGGTGACCGATAAGGATTTAGACGATACTACTTACGAAGCTGCCGAAAAACAGTACCTAGATAACAATACTGATAAGGCTATAAAACAATTTAATGGCTATTTAAACCAATTTCCCAATGGATTACATGCACTCAATGCCCATTTTTATTTGGCGCAGTTATACTACAAAAAAGAATTGGTTGAAAATGCGTCACCTCATTACAAATACATTGTAGATGCTCCACAGAGTGAATACACAGAGGAGGCTTTAGTAAAACTGTCTCAGTTTTATCTGGAGAAAAAAAGTTGGCAAAAAGCCATGCCTTTGTTAATGAGGTTAGAGCAGGAAGCCAATTTTCCGCAGCATGTCGTTTTTGCACAGTCTAACATGATGAAAGCATACTATCAGCAAGAAAATTACGCTAAGGCTGTTCAGTATTCAGAAAAAGTGTTGGCCAATTCTAAAATAGACAATAAAATAAAAGGTGATGCCCACATTATCATTGCGCGGTCAGCCATCAAAACTGGGAATGAGCCAAAGGCAAAAACAGCATATGCCGAAGTAGAGAAAGTGGCCATTGGAGAGACTGCTGCAGAGGCGCTTTACTACAATGCCTACTTTAAAAATAAAGAGGGGCGGTACGAAGCATCTAATACAACGATTCAAAAATTAGCAAAGGATTTTTCTGGGTATAAATATTACAGCGCAAAGGGATTGGTATTAATGGCCAAGAATTTTTATGCCTTAAATGATGCGTTCCAAGCAACCTATATTCTTGAAAGCGTTATCCAAAATTTTCCCGATTACAACGATGTGCAGGATGAGGCCAAAACCGAGTTAAGTAAAATAAAGGCCGAAGAGGCCAAAACCAATTCATCGGTTCAAACAGAAGATTAG
- a CDS encoding ATP-binding cassette domain-containing protein, whose amino-acid sequence MPKPILELKEASIYQGDSLVLANVNVEVNKGDFVYLIGKTGTGKSSFMKTLYGDLPLTEGEGHIVDFDLKHLKEKDIPFLRRKLGVVFQDFKLLTDRTVNDNLLFVLKATGWKDKEKMNTRVEEVLTKVGMKTKGFKFPHELSGGEQQRIAIARALLNNPELILADEPTGNLDPQTSIEVMEVLQDINKNGNTILMATHDYALLLKYPSKTLKCDDNQVYEVVQRKA is encoded by the coding sequence ATGCCAAAACCCATTTTAGAACTAAAAGAGGCCTCTATTTATCAAGGTGACAGTTTAGTACTTGCAAATGTTAACGTAGAAGTTAACAAAGGTGATTTTGTTTACCTAATCGGAAAAACGGGCACTGGTAAAAGTAGTTTTATGAAAACCCTGTATGGCGACTTGCCTTTAACCGAAGGCGAAGGCCATATTGTAGATTTTGATTTAAAACATCTAAAGGAAAAGGATATTCCATTTTTAAGACGCAAGCTGGGTGTTGTTTTTCAAGATTTCAAACTACTGACCGATAGAACCGTAAACGACAATTTGTTATTTGTTTTAAAAGCTACCGGCTGGAAGGACAAAGAAAAAATGAATACGCGTGTTGAAGAAGTGCTTACCAAAGTGGGGATGAAAACAAAAGGGTTTAAATTTCCACACGAATTGTCTGGCGGCGAACAACAGCGTATTGCCATTGCACGGGCTTTATTGAACAATCCCGAACTTATTTTGGCCGATGAGCCAACGGGAAACCTTGACCCCCAAACCAGTATTGAGGTTATGGAGGTTTTACAGGACATCAACAAAAATGGAAACACCATACTTATGGCCACGCACGATTATGCCCTGCTTTTAAAATACCCCAGCAAAACGCTTAAATGCGACGACAACCAGGTTTATGAGGTGGTGCAAAGAAAAGCTTAA
- a CDS encoding glycosyltransferase family 2 protein, translated as MLSILIPTYNYNISNLVQEVHQQVCKAHVAFEIICFDDASSIYTEHNKRTIESLAHSRIIISKDNVGRVKARQSLSNQAKFKWLLFLDADVIPKSDTFITDYIKNATSLNYDVFFGGFAYALNLQKKESTLRWKYGRKFEQVDASKRNQSPYSVIISANFLIKKSIFDKINLNFIRKSYGMDNLFAAYLKENNVKVFHLNNEVYHVGVESNKTYLNKVEEAINTLLWAYNHDKMTAHENKLLLTFIKIKKWKLNRFTAFLYRFLKFPIKKNLLGTNPNLYLLQFYKLFYICNKDLNYK; from the coding sequence ATGCTCTCGATATTAATTCCTACATACAATTATAATATTTCAAATCTTGTCCAGGAAGTTCACCAACAAGTTTGCAAAGCTCATGTTGCATTTGAAATTATCTGTTTTGATGATGCATCAAGTATTTATACCGAACATAATAAAAGAACGATTGAATCTCTAGCACATTCCAGAATTATAATTTCAAAAGATAATGTGGGGCGGGTAAAAGCCAGGCAATCCTTATCTAATCAAGCAAAATTTAAATGGTTGCTGTTTTTAGATGCAGATGTAATTCCAAAATCAGATACTTTCATTACGGATTATATTAAAAACGCTACATCTCTAAACTACGATGTTTTTTTTGGTGGTTTCGCCTATGCTTTAAACCTACAGAAAAAAGAAAGTACCCTTAGATGGAAGTATGGAAGAAAATTTGAGCAAGTTGATGCCAGCAAGAGAAACCAAAGTCCATATTCGGTAATTATATCGGCCAATTTTTTAATCAAAAAATCTATTTTCGATAAAATAAATTTAAATTTTATAAGAAAAAGTTATGGCATGGATAATCTTTTTGCGGCATATTTAAAAGAAAACAACGTAAAAGTTTTTCATTTAAACAACGAAGTTTACCACGTGGGCGTAGAAAGTAACAAGACTTATTTAAACAAAGTTGAGGAAGCCATAAATACTTTATTGTGGGCCTATAACCATGATAAAATGACGGCGCACGAAAACAAATTGTTACTGACATTCATCAAAATAAAAAAATGGAAGTTAAACCGTTTTACGGCTTTTTTGTATAGATTTCTTAAATTTCCAATAAAAAAGAATCTTCTTGGGACCAATCCTAACCTATATTTACTTCAATTTTATAAATTGTTTTATATCTGCAACAAAGATTTAAATTACAAATAA